A single region of the Gemmatimonas sp. UBA7669 genome encodes:
- a CDS encoding zinc-dependent metalloprotease: MRFRLLPLAVTGLALGACRSAPKPAASPAPGNRPTANTTARPTNAPGGPTTPTGQPPAGGAPNLAQLAGALGGGQGEPNPRPYASVITARAKSKKGVFDVHQVGARLYFEIPASQLSKDFLVTTVLAGTNEAISGSLYGPERVIRFDRRENRIDVREASYLNVASDSAQQSRQAMDLISIFPIIATLNVESYGKDSSVVVDVTRMFTGGVQEFTARGRRATVDAARSYVDKFAAFSRNVNVTAVQTYTPAPGGANPLAGLPIPGLGGATGRAVTEAFTFSIVRLPDEPMMPRLYDRRVGYFITPKRDFGSREQRVVSRDYIKRWRLECSEQKQGNLCVPKKPITYYVDPATPEYLKPFIRAGIEEWQQAFEAAGFAKGIVAADVPANNPDVSGEDASVTMVRWLPSPTANAQGPSLVDPRTGEILDADVQMYHNILDLQREWYFSQVGHLDPRAQKFPFPDSLMGRLVQFVVAHEVGHTLGFRHNFKGSSMYPLDSIRSKTWVAKMGHSPSIMDYARFNYVAQPEDNLPLESLVPKVGPYDLYATMWGYKPIPGARTPDAELPTLDEWSRMQDATPWYRFADDASAGQADPGEQTEAVGDADAVRASTLGFKNIARVMKLVEGASTADKTKDFSLLRETYDGVIGQWTLEANHVVKIVGGVDRQEKRVSQPGPVWTPVSRKRQVDAMKFLNDQVFTTPTYLIDVPTLRKLESDGNINRVAGAQARVLSNLVNNGRLQRMVELEATATNRAELYTLGDMLTDLRRGLWKEIYGGQNITPYRRRLQTLYLEAMATKIKPPAPSAQEQAIAQLLGGGAVNTRDFRPLLKDEMRTLDRELAAAVGRTSDRASRAHLQDARDQIKAMLDPTK, from the coding sequence ATGCGCTTTCGCCTCCTGCCGCTCGCGGTGACCGGGCTCGCGCTCGGTGCCTGCCGCTCGGCACCGAAGCCCGCTGCCTCTCCTGCCCCGGGCAATCGTCCCACCGCCAACACCACGGCCCGCCCGACCAACGCGCCGGGTGGCCCCACCACGCCGACCGGTCAGCCGCCCGCTGGTGGCGCGCCCAATCTCGCTCAGCTCGCCGGTGCCCTCGGCGGCGGTCAGGGCGAGCCAAATCCGCGCCCCTATGCCTCCGTCATCACCGCACGCGCCAAGAGCAAGAAGGGCGTGTTCGACGTGCATCAGGTGGGCGCGCGCCTCTACTTCGAGATTCCCGCGTCGCAGCTGAGCAAGGACTTCCTCGTCACCACCGTGCTCGCGGGCACGAACGAAGCCATCTCGGGCAGCCTTTATGGCCCGGAGCGCGTCATCCGCTTCGATCGGCGCGAGAATCGCATCGACGTGCGTGAGGCCAGCTATCTCAACGTGGCCTCGGACAGCGCGCAGCAGTCGCGTCAGGCCATGGACCTCATCTCCATCTTCCCCATCATCGCCACGCTCAACGTGGAGTCGTACGGGAAGGACAGCAGTGTCGTGGTGGATGTGACGCGCATGTTCACCGGCGGCGTGCAGGAGTTCACCGCCCGCGGCCGCCGCGCCACGGTGGACGCCGCGCGCTCCTACGTGGACAAGTTTGCGGCGTTCTCGCGCAACGTGAACGTGACGGCCGTGCAGACCTACACGCCGGCTCCCGGCGGCGCCAATCCACTGGCCGGTCTGCCCATTCCGGGTCTGGGCGGCGCCACGGGCCGCGCGGTCACCGAAGCGTTCACGTTCTCCATCGTGCGGCTGCCCGACGAGCCCATGATGCCGCGTCTCTACGACCGCCGCGTGGGTTACTTCATCACGCCCAAGCGCGACTTCGGTTCACGGGAGCAGCGTGTGGTGTCGCGCGACTACATCAAGCGCTGGCGCCTCGAGTGCAGTGAGCAGAAGCAGGGTAACCTGTGCGTGCCGAAGAAGCCCATCACGTACTACGTCGACCCGGCCACGCCCGAATACCTCAAGCCGTTCATTCGTGCGGGCATTGAGGAGTGGCAGCAGGCGTTCGAAGCTGCCGGCTTTGCCAAGGGCATCGTGGCGGCCGATGTGCCGGCCAACAATCCCGACGTGTCGGGTGAAGACGCGAGCGTGACGATGGTGCGCTGGCTGCCGTCGCCGACGGCCAACGCGCAGGGCCCGAGCCTTGTCGATCCGCGCACCGGCGAGATCCTCGACGCCGACGTGCAGATGTATCACAACATTCTCGACCTGCAGCGTGAGTGGTACTTCTCGCAGGTGGGCCATCTCGACCCGCGCGCGCAGAAGTTCCCCTTCCCCGACTCCCTGATGGGTCGTCTGGTGCAGTTCGTGGTGGCGCACGAAGTCGGTCACACGCTTGGCTTCCGCCACAACTTCAAGGGCAGCTCGATGTACCCGCTCGACTCCATCCGCAGCAAGACCTGGGTGGCAAAGATGGGGCACTCGCCGAGCATCATGGACTACGCGCGTTTCAACTACGTCGCGCAGCCTGAGGACAATCTCCCGCTCGAGTCGCTGGTCCCGAAGGTCGGCCCGTACGATCTCTACGCCACCATGTGGGGGTACAAGCCCATTCCCGGTGCGCGCACGCCCGATGCCGAACTGCCGACGCTCGACGAGTGGTCGCGCATGCAGGACGCGACGCCCTGGTACCGCTTTGCCGACGACGCCAGCGCAGGTCAGGCCGATCCGGGTGAACAGACCGAAGCCGTGGGTGATGCCGATGCCGTGCGTGCGAGCACGCTGGGCTTCAAGAACATTGCCCGCGTCATGAAGCTGGTGGAGGGCGCCTCCACGGCCGACAAGACGAAGGACTTCTCGCTGCTGCGCGAGACCTACGACGGGGTGATCGGGCAGTGGACGCTCGAAGCCAACCACGTGGTGAAGATCGTGGGTGGTGTGGACCGTCAGGAGAAGCGCGTGAGCCAGCCGGGTCCGGTGTGGACGCCGGTCTCGCGCAAGCGTCAGGTGGACGCCATGAAGTTCCTGAACGATCAGGTGTTTACCACGCCCACCTACCTCATTGACGTGCCGACGCTGCGCAAGCTCGAGTCGGACGGCAACATCAACCGCGTGGCCGGCGCGCAGGCGCGCGTGCTGAGCAATCTGGTGAACAACGGCCGGCTGCAGCGCATGGTGGAGCTCGAGGCCACGGCCACGAACCGCGCCGAGCTGTACACGCTGGGCGACATGCTGACGGACCTGCGTCGTGGGCTCTGGAAGGAGATCTACGGCGGCCAGAACATCACGCCGTATCGTCGTCGTCTCCAGACGCTGTACCTCGAAGCCATGGCGACGAAGATCAAACCGCCGGCGCCGAGCGCGCAGGAGCAGGCGATTGCGCAGCTCCTCGGTGGTGGCGCGGTGAACACGCGCGACTTCCGCCCGCTGCTCAAGGACGAAATGCGTACGTTGGACCGTGAGCTGGCGGCGGCCGTGGGCCGCACCAGTGACCGGGCGTCGCGCGCGCATCTGCAGGACGCGCGGGATCAGATCAAGGCGATGCTGGATCCGACCAAGTAG
- a CDS encoding rhodanese-like domain-containing protein, with protein MPTFRSTPVDAVIDVRTKVEFWLGHLPGARCVPVDTLPEGLDTLGLPRDARLLVYCASGGRSAMARQILEAAGYTQVTDGGGYVAARAEYEE; from the coding sequence ATGCCAACTTTCCGCTCAACGCCCGTCGACGCCGTCATCGATGTTCGCACCAAGGTCGAGTTCTGGCTCGGCCATCTGCCCGGCGCCCGCTGTGTGCCGGTTGATACACTGCCCGAAGGACTCGACACACTCGGGCTGCCGCGTGACGCGCGTCTTCTCGTGTATTGCGCAAGCGGCGGACGCTCGGCCATGGCGCGGCAGATCCTCGAAGCGGCCGGCTACACCCAGGTGACCGATGGCGGGGGGTACGTGGCCGCGAGGGCGGAGTACGAGGAGTAG